TCCGACACCCTGCAAGGTAGTGTTCGATAAGATTGACCCTGAGCTGAAGCGCAAACTCGGCTACGGTGTGGACTAGTCCTCTTGAGCTATTGAGTCAAGCGCATCGCGTATCTTTCGCATAGTGCCTATCAGAGTCATGGCCTCACGTGCACTGAGGAACACCCTACCTAAGAGGTTGATGAAGACCCTCTTTGCGATGCCCTTGCGATGCTCCCTCAGGAGCAGTCGGTCGACAGCGTCGCTGAAGTACATTGTTGCTCGTTCCCTCTGTTCCCTTGTTGCAGGTCGTGCCCTTGTCCTTGCTGGTTCGCGGTTGGCATATCTTGTGAAGAAGTCGTAGAGCACAACAGCAATTGCATGGCTGAGATTCATACTTGGGTATTCCCCTGAGACCGGTATTGTGAATGCAAGGTCACAGAGGTCGACCTCCTCATTCTTGAGGCCTGAACTCTCACGGCCAAAAACCAGA
The sequence above is a segment of the Candidatus Thorarchaeota archaeon genome. Coding sequences within it:
- a CDS encoding TrmJ/YjtD family RNA methyltransferase; this translates as MTGLSNIVVVLVEPESPGNVGFAARAMVNFGVKRMRIVGVDPRHEEQARVFSKHAVEVLDTAEIFPDLRSALTGVLVSWAATARSGGPNSVSRVVVPLDQLPDPTRFAGDVALVFGRESSGLKNEEVDLCDLAFTIPVSGEYPSMNLSHAIAVVLYDFFTRYANREPARTRARPATREQRERATMYFSDAVDRLLLREHRKGIAKRVFINLLGRVFLSAREAMTLIGTMRKIRDALDSIAQED